The following DNA comes from Quercus robur chromosome 1, dhQueRobu3.1, whole genome shotgun sequence.
tatggggGTGTGTGCTAGCTAGACTGCTAgtagttagtaaaaaaaaattaatgaagcaATTTGATGGTGTCACAAATCATCCAAATCCATAACCcgtccatatgtctcgtccaacCAAAGAAGCTACATTAGGCGTAGGAAATTCCTAACGTCCTAGCGAACCTCGTCCATATATGGACGAGGAATACCACATGAAATCTACTCATTATTTATGCAGGGCAAGCCTTCCAAGATGGTCTCGTCCATCTTTCACTAAAGATGGATGAGCTCGTCGTGGAAGTCTCGTCCATCTTTGCtaaggatggacgagttcatcagCCCGTCCAACACAGgtaacttccacagcggttatggaagttacccccaATTCTCCGGATTCCTCGACATTGGGAACGGTTACTAAACCGATAACCGTTACACACATAtactatataaggcttcttcgatgaaTGGTAAGGGGGATTCAGACAATTTCTTTTTGAGAGAATTTTCATTCCTTACAGAGAGTTCAAAAgtaactaacttcatcatcggaggatttttggccggtcaccaccggtctcctctgatccattgttctttgtattacaggagatagcccAAAGATCATCGCTCGAGTCTTGTCAACCCACTGATATCCAAGGAATTATCACAATTAAacactaataattaataatttaattaactaatatattataaaagacaaacaaattaaattatgttaggctaaacaataattaataatttaataattaatgaaacaacaatacaacaaattatagtttataaaagacaaacaaatttatgaaacaactaaacaataataattaataattttattaatatttcaaatgaacttataatttattgtacaagttcctttgtttatttattttcttttcattttttttttccttttgaggttttttggtgtacagaatgcaaatttgttttggttttaagaattttttttttttttaaggccaaatcttgaattttggcCGGTATTTACCGAAACGTCCCGAAACacccgaaattttttcaaagtggaataggaacaccctggacaaaattcctggagtcgccactgaTAGCTTGACTGAAAGAATTCTCCTTAAAACCAAAACGTCACTGTTTGTAATAATGCGATACGGTGCCATTGCTGCAGAGTTAAAATATAACCTTCAGCTGAAACTAGTCGTTAGGCTCTGAAGTATCTATTCTTCTATCAGAAAGCACAACATCACGACCTGATTTGAAGTCTAAATATTCAaagtttcatttaaatattctctATGTTTGCTAAGTATCTAACACTTCTATTTGAGCTTCCACATCTTGTTTTGGATTTATCtgcaaaacagaaaaaatacaaaagttaTTTTCTTGTTGAGGAAATTAAAGATTGtgtgaagttttaaaaagaaCCAAATAATATTCATTTGGGCAATTTTGCTTACTTctccaaaaaattttcttttctttacttcaGCACAAATTGTTTCTTTGGATACTTCATTTCCATTCTTAGTCCTTTTTGTTGTTTCCTATAATCAAAGATGCAATATGTCATTATGTATCActgataataatataaatttataacttCATCAATAAAGTATAAGTGAACCATTTTTACCTGTAATTGTTCATTTCCTTCAATTTCAAAGACTGTAGTTACTGTAAAGTTTTATTTATGAACGAAGAAATTGTATGTAGTAACTTTCACTTGGAAGATGTAGGTTTTTCAAATAATGCATTTGATACTATTTGGAATACTATTGTCACCATCTTCATcctattatttaaatttttaaaaagaaaaaaatcaattagtgtaatgtaatagataatttaattaaacaaataacCTATTTCTATCAATTTTACCTCTTCTTCCATATTGGAGAGTTGCGTACCAAGAACTTTAATTAACTTCTCTGCTTCCTTGTcaaatactacaaattttgcATATTCTATTATATCACCAACTTGCATGTCAAGCCTGTATctgaaatattattttcaatttacatcagcatatatatatattcaaaattaacCAATAGTAAATATATAGAATTACAAACCTAATTTTTGGAAATTCACATGCTTTCATACATGTGTCACACCATAGTTTTTAattcacgttttttttttcaaattttaaggaCACTCATCACAGGAGACATAAACCGTGTCACATTCTACCAGAAGTGTGATATAAGATcacccactaaaaaaaaagcaaagccATGGAGCGATAGAATAACCACTCATCAATCAATACTAACCACTCAAGCCAAAAAAGTATAAGGTGATCAATGACTATCACTGGAGTATGCAACCATAAAGTGGGATTGCATAGATACTAACCACTTAAGCCAAAAAG
Coding sequences within:
- the LOC126716398 gene encoding uncharacterized protein LOC126716398, yielding MDAPTQIRGFSKLMSFVHILVGRGLSALSTSYILSLVFDKEAEKLIKVLGTQLSNMEEEETTKRTKNGNEVSKETICAEVKKRKFFGEINPKQDVEAQIEVLDT